GTCGACGGACGACTCACCGACTGAGTTGACCGAAACGACTACCCCCTCGAGTGCCCCACTTTCTGACGATTCCCGTCGCATGGCAACCAAACCGACCATTCTCGTCGTCGACGACGAGCGCGAACTGGTCGACCTCTACACGAGCTGGATGCGCGACAGTTACGCCGTTCGCACCGCCTACACGGGTCGCGGTGCACTCGAGCAGTTGAGCGACGAGGTCGACGTCGTGCTGCTCGACCGACACATGCCCGACCTCACCGGCGACGAGGTCCTGGACGAACTCCGCCGTCGAGGCCACGACTGCTGGGTCATCATGGTTACCGCCGTCGACCCCGGACTCGACATCATCGACCTCGATGTCGACGACTACGTGACGAAGCCAGTCTCGCGAACGACGTTGACGCGCCTGATCGAAAATCTCCGCGCGAAGTCGCGATACGGTCAACACGGCCGCCGCGAGGTGACGGCCCTCTCGAACAAGAAGGAAGCGCTCGACGATACCCTCTCGATCGACGACCTGGAGGGAACCGACCGCTATCGTCGGCTCGAGGCTGATTTGCAGGAACTCGGTGACTCGATGGG
This region of Natronosalvus halobius genomic DNA includes:
- a CDS encoding response regulator transcription factor, producing MATKPTILVVDDERELVDLYTSWMRDSYAVRTAYTGRGALEQLSDEVDVVLLDRHMPDLTGDEVLDELRRRGHDCWVIMVTAVDPGLDIIDLDVDDYVTKPVSRTTLTRLIENLRAKSRYGQHGRREVTALSNKKEALDDTLSIDDLEGTDRYRRLEADLQELGDSMGEEFAEGE